tagttaaaggaatactttactgatttgcatttagctcggtattactagaataggggtagtatatagcaccacgttggtgaccactgctcTAGACCCACTCGtgggggggcgggacctcagaatgtaaacagttcccgccatctttgctaacagttatgctaacaggacatttctcaactcaggggaaactgaggttgggaagcacaatttttttttaaaaatactacccctattctagtaatagctacaaagctaaatgcaaatcagggaagtattcctttaaccatTTACAGAtgtctggaactgaaaaatagaGTATTTCACAAATCCATCCTGGGGGCTGTACAGGTTCTGGTCCGTACATTTGACACACCtggtttagagtgtccagttaacctctgcatgtctgtggactgtgggagaccCGGTCGCGAACCCAGGCCCTTCGACATCGTTTTCACTGTTGTCCGTGgagttttcactttcactgagtTTCAGCTCAGTTTAATGATTGatgatgttttatattttattttataatctgGGTGTATTGGATTCAAACGTATTGATTCATGTTTGCTGATTTCATTTGCTGCAGACTCCCTGGCTATGGAACACTAAAGAGTGCTGGTACAACTATCCTTACCAGGTAAATGTcacaacacagcacatttcACCCACACTCTCTTATCATTACACAGCCACATGTGTTGCAATACCAAAACtcccaaatgtttatttttaacattgttGCTTTTTGTGTGTTCATTCAGCCACTGACTGTGGACATCCATTACTATTACATACTGGAGCTGTCGTTCTACCTCTCCCTACTCTTTTCCCAATTTACAGATATCAAGAGGAAGGTAAGAATGATTGCAAGCCACACGAGACACATCTGTAATAACAGCTGACAGCTGGAAATGTGGCATTTTAAGTCATATTTATGTGGAAAACagccatgtttgtgttgtttttgccatTGAAAGAAGCAATTGCAAAGCTTCATTAGCGTTGTTTGAACGTCTCTTTTCTGACCATCACCATGACTCTATGAAGTTTGTGCTTTTGGCCTCAGCATCATCTCACTGGTACGTTCCATGACCATAGCCATAACCATAGCGACGATAAGCATTCATTTTGTTAAATCAACAGTTTAAGATTAGGTCTGTAATAGTACAGTGTGTTGAGTTTTATTACCATACGTCAAGGAACATTGTGTAAAAAGTAGCgttaaaactcaaaagattgtttagtttgtccattgtgggctaaaTGGTGATCCAAAATGGCAGCGTCCAAAgagctgacccagctcctgatataaatataacaacaaattaaataacaaaGTGTAATTATTTCATCTTCAGTTTCtaccaaataaaaatgtaacgcACTGAATCTGTAACAGTGACAAATGTAGAACAGAATAATCCATAACCGAATAACTGATTAATAGTTAGATACACACGCCACTTGTTACAAATAACAACTTACtgttaaattatttattaagtAGTGTTTTACTGCTAATATACTATGTACTTTTGTGCtctaaattaaatgtaaaggtCCATCTTGATTTTGCCTTGAACTCACTTTTAGAAACTCAGCACCTGGAGGCTGTCCTGCACTGATTCTTCTGCGACTTCTCCGGTGTCTTTTTACAAGATGCTAAACCCCAAAATTAAACCCTATTGTTCCGGTGCGTGAGTGAAACATAATGGAGCGCTATATataggagctgtgtgtgtgtgtgtgtgtgtgagagaatgtgaCCAGTGGTGTAAAGCGCTGCGCGTACTCAGTTAAGGGTTCATTAAATATCAATTTGCATGCCTTACAGCCATAATCCCACTCCTGTCTCCAGTCCATCCCCAGCTCAGCTCTCCTCTCAAAAACACACTCCACTCACTGCACTCACAGCAGCCCCCATGATGCCATGCTGTGTATGCCTTCACTCTGTCATCTCTTTGTTGACTGTTGGCATGttgtctgcttttgtttctcCTTTCAGTTTTTTCATGCACAGTACTACACTGAGGAGGTCCTCTGCACCCCCTGCCAATTCCAGTATGTTGTCCCTGCACACTCTTGCCTTGCTTTCATTCTCTATCTTCTTGCATCATTGCTTTTCCTTCTCGTCCTCCTTCTCATTCTTTTGCTATGTTGGACTGGTTGTGGTTGCTTTGAGCTGAGACGTGGAGCTAGCAGCTGAGGTTTTGCTAGAGCAGTGTTTCATTCACCCATAGTCACCTCTAGGCCCATTCATAGAAAGCGCAAACGCAAATGGTCCGGACCAAAACTGCACTGCCGATAATGATTATTAATTAAGTGGAAAAAGTGTGCTTTAGCTGCCATTTGACACTTGCATTACTTTAATTCCAATACTCTTATCTGACATCTGtaattacttttaaataaatcactttttttacaattttttttacaaatatgttGCAActagggatgcatgatattggacttttgGATATTGGACCTgcgcccaactgcagaggtcatatagtcaatcatttacaaaatattttGCCTACATGTCGTGACAGATTAccgcaaaataaataaacttaaaaaaaaaaataatatcataGAAGTCAAGGAAGTAGCAGCCTAAtgttgtagtcattagtcatatcggtagattttggtgtgtttgctgatatcccattttaaagccaatatctgccaatacaGATATCGTGCCGATACATCCGATACAGTTGCAGCAGTTACATTACACTTTTAATGTATTGCTCAGACACGGAGGATTGTGATTTTTGTGACGGCTGCGATAAATCACTCTCATGTCATAATGTTCAGACGCACATGATGAGCATGCCTGGCCAAaatagatgttttattttgaaggacgTTGCATTTCAAGGTCATGAAATTACAAAAGGCTCCAATCCGGTTCCACAAATTTGTTCTATGTTATTGAGCAGTAGTTGCCTTGTGATTgtgaaaatgtgctgttttcatTGGTGTCAAGTACACACTCAAACTCCACACGTTCCGTTTCTTTTACCAAATGACATTCCTGTAATGTCCTAGAAGCTGTGGGATTGTCCTGCATGCAGTGACAATGACGTTGTGTGACATTTCTCTGGCAAACTGTGTCCCCAGGACTTCTTGATCATGTTCCTGCACCACGTGGCAACAATCTCACTCATCACCTTTTCCTACGTGAACAACATGGCACGAGTGGGAACTCTGGTCATGTGTCTGCATGACGCGGCGGACGTGCTGATAGAGGTGAGGAGGACGGCTGAGACGATTCAAATGACGGATACAAGGGTTGACTGGTTGTGTTTGGACGgacatatgtattttttttttttatccagtaCTGTACAACTGTTAGTATCATTCAGGTACATTGCTTTTTGGACATATACTTTAAGGTTATAATACTGAACACaagaattataattatataagtgcttaaaatattaattattgatttatttttttctaggCTGCCAAGATGGCCAACTATGCCAAATGTCAGATTCTGTGCAACCTCCTGTTTGCAATGTTTGCAGTTCTCTTCATAAGTTCCAGACTGGGGGTTTACCCTGTGtggtaagtgttttttttatttaccgcACCTCCTTTGTACcgttgtgttttaatgatgtggTGTTCACAGGCAGTCGCAGCGAAAGGATCTGTGCAATAGACGTCTGTTTGTCCTGCATATGTTATTTCAGCAGAAATGAAGGgctctgtgctttttttttccccccactacTTTCCACAGTTTGGAGTTGAGACACATCTCTGTGAATTTTGTTGCTAAGAAATAGTTACTATGGATACAGCAGCATTAACCTCTGACAGAAATccaagcaaataaacaaatgaaaagcagATCCTTACGGTTAACATCAAACTGTTTTCCAATTGTGTTTGCCTTTcagcttttcattttttttgagtCGTTAATTGTAGCTAATCCATCTAAGATGATGGACACTATTTGTTATGGCTTTCTTTGTAGCCAGATCTTTAGGGGTCTAAATGTTTAATTACAGTGGCTGGTAAAAGACAATTCTAATCATTATAATTGCAGCGTTACTACTAAACAGTTTTAGGCCTTGAAAGTGTACAACAGTCATCAGCAGCAGTGTTATCACGCCTTTCACAAGTGACGGGAGAGGTGATTCATCTCTGAATCAGGCAGACACAGTTTTTCTTTGAGCCACCAATGACACTTGATcagcacacaacacaacacatgctATTTCCAGCATCCAGATTATAATTTGTCGTCTCTAATTGTTAAGGGTAATCTAAAGAAACACTTTGGGATTCGTCTATGCAACAATTTATGTTTGAAAGGTTTCAGCTGGCACCTCGTTCTCTGATGTCGATTCCACACTGTAACATGACTGGATTTTTGTCAGCACTGGCCATGCTGATGGTGAAGTTGTCATTACTGTAAAAGCTGTTGCCATGGCTACAGAATCTGGAGTATGATTCACAGGCAGCCATTAGGGAGAACTGGCCCCTTGACAAATTTATCACATATACttaaaaatatgattattaatattattattatatcatcaGCACCTTTGGATTTATGGAGCGGCATGTATTGAACTATAACTTTAAACTATTTAACATATACTCACATCTTTTTATACTATTTATGCATCATGTCATTTAaggatgcagagatgttctacagtcagagaagtttttttgggggtttttttataGTCGGAGAAGTTACCAAGAGAGTCCATGAAATGACCGCTCCAAAGAAGCTGCCACTGAATCCGGACAGTCAGTCCAAGACTGAGGTCGGTAACGTCACTAAAGAGATAGACGATATTTAGGATATTGCGATATTTTACCGCTTCCAGTCAAAGAAAAAGAGTTTCAGCAGGTCAGAAACTCTCGACACATTCCAACCACGTCTGAGCCTGACCGTCTTTCAGTGATTCAGTTGCAGCTTCTCCAGAGTGGTCGCTCTCTGATGGACACGTGGAGACGAAATGTCAAGATTAAAGTCGACGtgatattccaactttattctcaaaatttACAGTTCAATCCCGACGTCGTCGTGTTTAAAGTTGAGATAATTATATTCAACCACTAAAAAAACAAGGTAATAGTGATAGATATTGTGAGTGTTAATCACTAATGTTACCTAGCAAAGACCAAGTTCCCCCTAGTGAAAGCTGAAAGGAAGTTAACTGACGCTCCGTGCATATAGTGAATTCCTCCATTTAAAGAACGTGCTCTTAatcctttgtttttctgaatggaaagttaattctctctctctctctctctctctttcattgttGCCTGCTGTTGCTATggaaggattttaaacaccaCCTTGTTTGAGAGTTGGGAGATTGTAGGGCCCTACCCGTCCTGGTGGGTCTTCAACCTGCTGCTCATCCTGCTACAGCTCCTTCACTCCTTCTGGTCCTACCTCATAGTGAAGACAGCGTGCCGAGCCATATCCAAAGGAAAGGTGAGTCATTACACACCGATCCTGTCCTGTGTGTTACCATCTAACCTTGTTTAATGTTTTGGGGGTAAGGTTTTTTGCTTGTACATCTATAAATACTGTGTCACAGCCACTTTTaactttcctctctctctctctctctctctctgtcgtctCTGCTAAATGTGATCTTCAAGGTGGGGAAATGGAATCCTTTACATGTAAGTAGACTTGATAGGTTACAGTTTTCTTTATATTCTAATCTacttccctttttttatttcatttacctttatttctaacttatttaaattcaaatttaaataagattttatcttgttttcagCAGAATTGTGTGTCGCAGTTTAAATTTCACCGTCAATGTACCGTGTACAATCTCATCTGACAAATAGACAAATCTTGAATCTTATCAATGATCGATTCCCCATGTTGACACAATCTGAAATATCACtgcaaatgttaaaaatagATTTCCATAACATTTAGGATCTTAATAACTGATCTTGAAGATCTGCCGTTCAATGCCACCATCAGAGAattgattgatttgttttggtttatcattaaaacacatgtaATACTAGTGACATTCTCCTCCGCAGTGCTTTGTGCCTAGTGCCATTTAGTAAATGGTAGCGCGCTACAACCGTAAATAAAGCACATTAGTCTGCCGacattagcatttagctcaaaTCACCACGCTGCTTAAGTGCAGCCTCATATAACAGTCGGCATGGTTGTTGACTTGATTTCCCTGAAATGGAGTCTTTGAAACGTGTTCATGAGTGATGAATAAAATAGTGGCATCTTAATAATGCATTGTAACATGTGTAAAGTCCAGTGTTAATGAATTGAAAATATTGTAAGGTTGCAAActgattttatggctgttgCTGCTTGTTGTTAAATAACCAACATTTGTAACGCCGTCATGCATACAGTCGCTGCCACGCATAACACAGACAATGACAACTATCTAACCTCTATTAGGGCTGAACCATTtagaataaatatctaattgtgattattttgattgcgaaatgagagggaatggtcattctttgtgtaattattctcattctcatttgaacaacatattttttttagggTGATAACTTTGTTGAAATtgaacacatgaaacatttctaaatgtgtgtatttatcattttaacagtgttatatataaaaatggcaAAATGCAAAAACGTTCTGGTAATATCTACATTTAACTACCATAGCGGTCAATTTGACCATATGCATTATAGAGGGTGTAACATGTCTATTTTATGATACTGACCTCAACCTTTGAAGACTCATATCACTGTGACTATTACGAGTTGTTTTATCTATGTTAGCTTAGCTCTACTTCAAAGCCTCAAAGCCTCAGCCATCAACAGCTGCGTTTGTTTCCTCATGTTTACGATCACCTATATTCATATAACATTTTCAGATTggactttatttattgaaattatattaaatattaacctATGAAAGGTCAAAATGACCTCTATGGTCTTTCGAGTAGGTACATCATTCCCGGTAGTTtgagtgttaaaggaatactttgcatttagctttgtattactagaataggggtagtattttttgaaaaattttgcttcccaacctcagtttctcctGAGTCTAGAAATACtgtatcttcattctttttttgttacgtgcccaccagtgacacttgggtCGAGCCTTGGTCttaggcttgaaactgcaaggCTAATTCCACACTTATTAGAGCCACTTGTAGGGGGACCGGACCTCATTTCCAGAATGTacacagtgtccgccatctttgctaacaggaccaagtgtcactggtgggcacgtaacaaagaaaagaatgaagacatttctcaactcagaggaaactgaggttgggaaggaTTTTTCAGAAagactacccctattctagtagcCAGTATTGCAATTTCGATTAAAATTCTAACCGTCCTTCCCATTTCTACAGGTGTCTAAAGACGACCGCAGTGACATTGAGTCCAGCTCTGATGAGGATGACAGCCCCCCACCCAGTCAGAAGCACCACAGCAGCGCCACCAATGGGACCAATAAAAATCACGGGACCAACGGCTACCTGACCGGAGTCCCGTACTCCGATGAACACTGACTAAGCTTATATCACAGCACTGGAGCATTCTACCGACTCCGTCCATCAATCTGTGTGCGTGTACGTATTTGAGTGTAGGGTGGACACGTGAACAACATCGCCGGTCTGGTACTGAAAGTGCATACATCAATTACGTGATTGTAGTTTTGTTCTCGGTTTGATTCTTTTACGATCGCCCTTCTTTGCAACCTCCATCTGTGTATTTGCATCAAAGCCTAATTTCAGTGAGATATTAAAGCACTAATATCAGTACAAGCCACTCTCTGTTTAGCCAATTGAATGACAGCATTCCACTTTATGGTGTAAGCATGCTAATTTAACATACAATAGTCTGGCATACTAGGGGTGTGATTCCCCAATGTTTGTCTCtttctgtgttatttattttgtttctaaaTATGTTTGCAGACGGTTTAGTCGGACACCTATTCTACTATAATGTCAGTATAAGTGATGAAATAATCTCGGACAGgaagcagatttgttttttttccccacatgtcACTATTATTAGCGAAATGCTGAAGAaccgggtttttttttcttttttaatgctACACTCCCAAAGATTTGCCGAAATGACGACCGAGTTTGTCTTCACTTAGATGAATTGTAATATATGAGGTTTACTCACATTTGGGAAACAACAACACGACACATTCTCCACTCCAACACTATATGAGATGTCAATAACAGTATTATGTGTGTGCATCAGACATGGCTTGgtgctg
This genomic interval from Solea solea chromosome 2, fSolSol10.1, whole genome shotgun sequence contains the following:
- the cers6 gene encoding ceramide synthase 6 — its product is MAGILAWFWNERFWLPHNVTWADLKNTDEATYPQAEDLYLACPLAFCIFMIRLVFERFIARPCAMGLKIQASGPQKAQPNAILEKVFTAITKHPDEKRLEGLSKQLDWDVRTIQRWFRQRRNQEKPSTLARFCESMWRFTFYLYIFTYGVRFLKKTPWLWNTKECWYNYPYQPLTVDIHYYYILELSFYLSLLFSQFTDIKRKDFLIMFLHHVATISLITFSYVNNMARVGTLVMCLHDAADVLIEAAKMANYAKCQILCNLLFAMFAVLFISSRLGVYPVWILNTTLFESWEIVGPYPSWWVFNLLLILLQLLHSFWSYLIVKTACRAISKGKVGKWNPLHVSKDDRSDIESSSDEDDSPPPSQKHHSSATNGTNKNHGTNGYLTGVPYSDEH